The stretch of DNA ACAACGAGCACTTCATTGTCGGACTGGTTGATCGCATCAGGAACAGCATCGCCGACGGTTCGTTCGACGAACTAAAGCGGGAGTTCTTGGGCTCCTACTACCGGTGACTAGCGAACCTCGACCGCTGGCGGGTTTGGCAGCACGTAGGTCGGTTCGTGGCGCTTGACCAAGGCAATGACACGATAGGTGATCGGCAGCAGAACGACCTCCAGGCCAACCTTGTAGACGTAGCCGACGATCACATAGTTGAGGAAGTCACCGCCGGTGATGATGCCGTAGAAGGCGATCGTGCAGAAGACGACGGTATCGGCAGCTTCCCCAACCAACGTCGAGCCAATGAGCCGCATCCACAGCTTCTTCTCCTGTGTGCGCTCCTTGATTTTGACGAGCACGTACGCGTTGAGGAACTGGCCGACTAGGTACCCGGCCAGACTCGCCACCACGATGCGGGGAACGAATCCTAGGACGGCAGCGAAGGCTTCCTGGTTCTCGTATCCGGGTGCGGGCGGAGAGATCTGCACAATCCAGAAGGTGAACGCGGCCAGCATCGCGAGGCCAAAACCAAGGTAGATCGCGCGGGTGGCGGCTTTGAGGCCATATACCTCGCTGAGTACATCGCCAGTGATGTAGACGAGCGGGAACAGGAACGCACCGCCGTCGGTGATGATGGGCCCGAACTCGATCAGTTTGGTGGCACCGATGTTGGAGATGAGCAGCAAACCGCAGAAGATTGCGACGACGGTCGCGTAGTGCCCGGAGCCCGTCATTGCGTAACGCGGCGACTTGCTGGGTCGGGTGTCGAGACCCACTGTTAGGTCAGCTCCAACGCGGCAGCGGCCTGGCGCAAACCGTCTCGGGCCGAAGGGTGCGCGGCCCGGTTGATCAGGTGCTCGGCCTGTTCGCGTTCCGATGCCCCGATCAGCCACGCAACCCCCTGCTCGGTCACGATTCCGCTTTGTTGAAAGCTGGTGGCTGGTCCGTCGAGCATTCCGACGATCGAGGATCTGTTTGCTTTCGGATGCCACGATGGCAGCGCGATGAACGACTTCCCACCCGAAGCGTGCAGCGAGCCAATGATGAAGTCGGTGGAACCGCCGAAGCCGGAGTAGATGGCACCTTTCACCCGGCTAGCGTTTGCCTGGCCGTAGAGGTCGACCTGCAGTGCGCCGTTGACGCTCATCATTGCGTGATTCTTGGCGATCAAGGCGGGGTCGTTGCACCGTTCGGTGCGCAGCATCGAGATCCGGGGATTTCCGTCAGCCCATGCGTAAAGATCGTCCGAGCCGATCATGAAGCTGGTTCGCACCGGAACGTCAGGGTCGAGCGCCCCTGTACGTTCAAGTTCAAGCACTCCGTCGCTGATCGTCTCTGACCAGATGCGAAGGTCGCGGAAGGACGTCACCGAATTCAAGACCGCATCGGGAACCGCGCCGATGCCAAGCTGCATGGTCGCACCGTTGTGGACATGCGCGCCGACGAGTTCCCCAATGCGCAGCGAGGTGTCATCCGGCGCCGTCGGAGCAATCGCCATGATCCGTTCTTCGACCTCGATAAGGTAGTCGATGTCGCTGAGGTCGACCAAAGCGTCACCCAAAGTCCGAGGCATATGGGGATTGACCACGGCGACCACGATGCCGCCGTGCGAACGGGCCGCGTCGATTGCGGCCGGCAGCACGTTGACCTCGATACCGAGGCTGACGGCGCCGTCCCGGGGAGGGGAGGTGTGGAGGATCACGGCATCGGGTCGCATGGCATGACGCAGCAGCACTGGTTGCATCGACAGTCGGCACGGCACGTACCGAAGGTTCGGCGCCCCGCGCATTCCTGGTCCGACAAAGATGGTCTCGAGGGTGACGCCGTCGCGTTGCGGCAGTGGTGCGATCGCGTTGAGCAGATTGAGAGTGACTCGCTCCAGCGTCTGATCGACGATCTCGATGATCTCCATGGGAGTGGCGACGTTGCCGGACACCACGATGCGCGGGTTATCGGGCAGGCGACTCAGGATGGACTGAAGCTGCTGGATCGTAATCGTTTTCGGCACGGGCACATCTTGTCCTGAGCAGCGGCGGGGTCGCCACAGGTGGTCGACAACGCCGCTGCTGGGCAGTTCCGGGCACGCTTCAGATCGCGGGGATGGTCTCCAACGCAGCGGCAAACCGCGCATCGGAAACTGCCTCGTCCTGCATCTGCCCAGTGAGGTAGGAGTCGTATGCGGGCAAATCGAAGTGTCCGTGACCGCACAGGGCAGTCAGAATCACCGTCTCCTCGCCGGTTTCCCTGGCGCGCTTGGCTTCCCTAACTGCCAGCGCCAACGCGTGGGTCGGCTCCGGAGCCGCAACTATCCCCTCGGTTCTGGCGAATTGGACCGCAGCGGCGAAGCACTCGGTCTGCGGGACTGCCTCGGCATCCATCAGACCCTCTTCGTAGACGTGCGAGATCAGCGGTGCCATGCCGTGATAGCGCAGCCCGCCAGCGTGGATCGGATCGGGAATGAAGTCATGACCCAGGGTGTGCATCTTCATCAGCGGAGTCATTCCGGCGGTGTCGCCGAAGTCGTAGGCGTACACACCGCGGGTAAGCGATGGACAACTGGCCGGCTCGGCAGCAAGAATCCGTGGGCTGATCTTGCCCGCCAATTTCTCCCGCAGGAACGGGAAGCTCAAACCGGCGAAGTTCGATCCACCTCCGGTACAGCCCACAATCAAGGTGGGGGTATCGCCAGCCTTGGCCAGTTGCAGGATCGCTTCTTCACCAATGATCGTCTGGTGCAGCAGGACGTGGTTGAGGACCGACCCCAGCGCGTACCGGACGGTCGGGTCCTGGGCCGCAACCTCGACTGCCTCGGAGATGGCGATCCCGAGCGATCCAGATTGATTGGCCGGATTTGCCCCGAGCGCGCGACCCACTTCCGTCAGGTCGCTGGGGGAGCGGTGGACCACTCCGCCGAACGCCTCAATCATCAGTCGGCGGTAGGGCTTGGAATCGTAGGAGGCACCGACCTGCCAGATCTCGCACTCCATGTCGAAGAGTGCGCAAGCAAATGCCAGTGCAGTGCCCCACTGGCCAGCGCCGGTCTCAGTAGTCAGCTTGCGGACACCCTCGGCGGCGTTGTAGTACGCCTGCGGGACGGCGGTATTCGGCTTGTGCGAACCGGCCGGTGAGACGCCTTCGTACTTGTAGTAGATCCGAGCCGGGGTATCGAGCGCCTTCTCCAACCGGTGTGCGCGGAACAGCGGGCTTGGTCGCCACTGTCGGTAGACGTCCAGTACTCCGCCGGGAATCTCGATGTAGCGCTGCGTCGAAACCTCTTGCTCGATCAATGCCATCGGAAAGAGGGGAGCGAGGTCTGCTGGTCCGACCGGCTCGTGCGTCCCGGGGTGCAGCGGCGGGGGCGGAGGTGTTGGCAAGTCAGCGACGATGTTGTACCAGTTGGTCGGCATCTCGTCTTCGCTGAGTTCGAACTTGTGTCGCTTGACTGAGTCATCCATCGGGTTCATGGTCACGAGCCTAGGCTGCCGTCACCATGGCGACGAGGTCCACCATTCGCGTGTCGGGCCATCTGCGCTGGCGCCAGCGAATTTCCACATTCGCCGCGTGTCTGCGTGCCGGGATCCCGGTGAGGGTGGACGCTGCCGATTAGGGTTTCGTCCAAGCCCGCCGATCTTGCGCGGGTGCCCAATATCGAGGTGGCTGCGGCCGTCGCGGTTGAGAGGTTCAGGGTCATGTCACACAGCGGCTGGTTGATCGGTGCGCACGGCACGGTCACGGCTGCTCGGCGCTACCCCTTTGGTGCGGTACCGGAAGATCAAGGTATCCGTGACCAGGTGCCGACCCTGCGAGATCCCAGTGTGCTTTCGGTTGCCCTGCCTGGCCTCTGGCTTGTGGTGATGGGAATCTTCGCATCGTTCTTTGTCAGTCCCTGGTACTTGCTCGGGGTGGTCGTCGGGCCGGTGGTCGCGGTTGTCGCGGTGACGTTGCTCGGAATCTGGCGCTGCTCGCAACTCGCGGTGGAATTGTCCGAAGAGCACCTGTTCGTCAATAGGTCCGAATTGATCGATGGGGCTATCCGGATTGCCTGCGCGACCCCGATTGTCCGGGAGGTCGCCGATGCTGAACTCCAGTTGCGCTACATGCACTGCCTGGCCGAACTGCGCCGACTCGATACTCCGGCCAGGCGTGACATCGTCGAGTTGGAGGCTACCTGGCAGTACCACGCGGTCGGTTTCACCTGGCTGTGTGAGCAGTTGGCCGCAGCCGCCTCGGCATGTGCTCAATACGCCGGAATCGACCTGAGTCAATCCAGCGCAAACGACGGCACACACCTGCAGAAAACGATCGACTTGCGCGCGAACGTCATCCACTTGGAGGAGCTACTCACCGAAGAACCGGTCGAGGAGTCCAAGCACGAGCCGGACGGTTCGCCCTCATCGACCGAACTGATCGCAGCGAGAGTACGAGCGGCGGGACGGGCGAAGATTCGCCTGCCCCGCCGGATCGAACATCCTTAGTCGCTACTTGGCAAGGACCCGATCGAGCACGGTCTGCTCGGAGAGTTCCTTGGTGCAGAAGAACCAGTCCTCGCACTCGACACCTTCTTCAGCGCCAGCAACTCGATCTGCCGCAACCCCGCACGAGCCGGCAGTGGGAACAATGACTCGGTCGCCAGGACGCCAGTCAGCAGGAGTCGCAACCCCAAACTCATCGGCCGTCTGTAGTGCCACCACAACGCGGTATAGCTCATCGAAGTTGCGCCCGAGGCTCAGCGGGTAGTAGATGATGGTCCGAATCTTGCCTGTTGGATCGATCACGAAGACCGCGCGCACGGCCTGGGTCGTGCTCTCACCGGGCTGGATCATCCCGTACTTCTTGGCGACGTTCATGGAGATGTCTTCAATGAGGGGGAACGTCACCTCAACGTCACTCATCCCGTTGAAGGAGATCTTCTCCCTGATGGTGCGCAGCCAGGCAATGTGGCTGTAGAGGCCATCGATCGATAGGCCAACCAGCTTGGTGTTCGCCTTGGCGAACTTGTCCTGAAGCGAGGCGAATGTCATGAACTCAGTCGTGCAAACCGGCGTGAAGTCGGCCGGGTGGCTGAAGAGGATGACCCAATCGCCGGCAAAATCGCCGGGGAAGTCGACCTCGCCCTGGGTCGTGCTGGCGGTGAAGGCCGGTGCTTGGTCGCCGATCCGCGGCATTGAGGTGACAGTGGCTTCGGTGGTCTCCATGGCTTCTCCTTCGGTGGACTGCATCAACCTCAGTATACCCCTAGGGGTATCAACTAAACGTCATGACGTTCAATTCTCAGGTCTCCCGCAGCGCCGTTCGGACGCCGACGAGTGCATGGTAGAGCGGCGGGCAGGTCGGACAGATTTCCAGGTGCGCCTCGACTGAGGCACGTTCGGTGTCGGCAAGTGAGCCGTTCATGTAATCGCTGACACGGCTGCGCGCTTGCCAGCAATCAAGGACTTGCACGGGTGCTCCCACCGGCAGCGATGCGTCGTCGGAGAGCTCGCTGACCAGCATCATCCGGCCGCGTCGCAAGCGTTGTTTGGCTGCCGACAGGCCGATGTTCTGGATGTCAGCGATCTGCTTCATCGTCATCCCTTCCGCATCGTGCAGGACCACCGCGGCGCGGTAGATCACTGGCAATCGGTGCAGCGCCTCGTCTAACTTCCTTCGCTGCTGGGCCCGGCTCACAACTGTCTGCGCGTCGACCGTGTACGCCTCGTTGCGCCAGAGTGCCTCGACCGATTCAGCCAACTCGTCGACTGGCACCTCTCGCTTGCGACGAGATTGGTCAACTGCGAGGTTGTGGGCGATTCGGTGCAGCCAGGTCGAAAGTCCAGAGTCGCCATGGAAGCTCGCGGAATGCTCCAACGCGCGGGTCATCGTCTCCTGCGCGAGGTCCTGGGCCTGCTGCGGATCGCGAGTCAGAGTGCGGGTGAACCGGAGTAGACCGTCGGCCTGGTCCGGCAGTTCCTGTGCCAGCTGGTCGCGATCCATGCGGCCAACGTTAGTGCTGCTTGACCGGGCAGGTCGAGAGTCCAAACACCCGGTAGATAGGGCAGAAACCAACCGCCCCCGTAACGAGTAGGACTACGCCGACAATCCCCAGCACGATGCCGAGGACGGACCCGATGCCGATCAGCAGTGCTACAACAACGGCCACCACGCCTGCAACTGCCCGGGCGGCCCGATCCACAGTGCCTTCATTGGTAAGCATGACGTTCCTCCAAGAATTCCTCGTTGTGGTGCTTGCACTACATAGACGTACGAGGAGAGCAGATGGATACATGCCTACTTTCGTCGCACATTTGAGGCGAGTTCCTGGCAATCGATTGCGCGCACCACTAGCGTTCCAGGTAGAGGTGCCTGTTCTTTGGTTGTGGCACCGCACAGTGAGCGTTGCTGAAACAGTGAGACCTACTGAAAGGAAGCTGTCATGAGCACCCCCGAGGACGGTCCCCAAGTTCCACCGTCGGTACCGCCGGTGCAACCTCCCCCGCCTCCTGCCCAGCCGCCGGTTCCCCCGCCTGCCGGCGGAGGCGCGCCGCCACCCCCGCCGGTTCCGCCGGCAGGCCAGCCGCCCATGCCCGGTGCTCAACCGCAGAAGACGAACTTGCCCGTCATCTCGTTGGTACTTGGAATCCTGTCGATCTTCTGCCTTGGCTTCATTTCGGGCATCGCGGCGATCATCACCGGCATCATGGGCCGCAAGCGCTCCAAAGAACTGGGCCAGAGCCCGACCATGGCGACGTGGGGCATCATCACCGGCATCGTCGGATCGATCATCTCGATCGTGATTCTGATCGTGGTGCTTGTTAGTGGCGCTTTCTTCGTCAACACAGCCAGCAACCAAGTGACGGTCGCTAAGCAATTACGACCGGCGACTGTCGCGGCGGAGCAGTATGCGGCCGCCAACAATGGCAGCTTCGAGGGCCTGACTACCCAAGCGCTGTCCAGTTTCAACTTCGTCCCGTCAGGTGATGTGGTCGTTGACGCGGTGCCGCTGAATGCCGGTTCGAGTTATTGCATCGAGGGTCACATGAAGGACGAGCCGTTGTCGAAGATTCACGTGCCGGCCAGCGCCAACAACCGGGTGATGATCGATATCAATGGCGAGTCGTACGAGTACAGCCTCGGCGGCTGCCCAACGTCGTAGGTTCCGCTTCCATCCAGAGCGACGATGCAGTTGCCGGGAGGAAGAAATTTCCCGGCAACTGCATCCACACCAGGGTTGGCTGGCGATTACCTGTTGAACGTCCCGATCGGGGACTCCAAACAGGGAGATCGAAATGAAGTCACAGCACACCCGTCGAGCCTTGGCCGTAACAACCGCCGGGGCGGCGCTCGCGTCAGTCGGACTAGCCGCAACGGTCACCCCCGCTGCAGCGGCGCCAAAGAGCTTGGCAACCGTGTTGACCAGCGATGGGAACAAGTTTGACCGCAACTCCGGGGACTTCGATGTTGCGACTGAGGCAGTCCTCACGGTTCTGAAGGCCAAACCGGGCTCCGCCGTCGGCGCACTCACCAACCCGACGACCAAGCTGACCGCGTTCGTGCCCACGGACAAGGCATTCATGGTGTTGGCGTCAGATCTCAGTGGTAAGCACATCACGAGTGAGAAGCGGGCCTTCAAAGTAGTTGCGGGCCTGGGCGTCGACACTGTCGAGACTGTCCTGCTCTACCACGTGGTGGTGGGACCAAAGATCAACGCGAAGGCCGCACTCAACGCCAATGGGGCGAAGCTAGCGACCGCGGCGGGTCCGTCAATCAAGGTGAAGGTGACCAAGCGGCCGGCCATCATTTTGCGCGACAAGGACACCAACTCGCGGAATGCCCGAGTCATTCTCAAGCTGACCAATATCAACAAGGGCAACCCGCAACTGGCACACGGGATCGACAGAGTGCTGCGTCCAGTCGACCTACCACCGACAGTGAAGTAAGCCGCAACCGGTGAGACCAGCGCTACGGGCCTTCCCGGGGGTAGCGGGCTCATGTGACACTCAATCAATGAGTGACCTTGAGCCCGCTGCCCTCGGGCAGCGCCTTGCCAACGGTGATGAAGCCGCTTTGGCGCAGGCCTATGAGCGTTGGTCCACACTCATCTACACGATCGCATTGCGGTCAGTTGGCAACCGGGAGGATGCCGCCGACATCACCCAGGCCGTCTTCGTGTCCGCATGGCGCGGCCGAGCCAACTTCAACCACACCGTTGGCGAGGTTCCGTCATGGCTGGTCGCGATCGCCAAACGTCGGATCGTCGACCACTACCGAGCCAGTGGACGGCGACCCGAAACGCCAGTCGAGGCGGTCCCGGAAGCCGTGTCGCCGGCACCGAGTGACGTCGGCGATCCGACCGCGACGATCGACCGAGTCGTGCTCGCGGCCGAAATTTCTGCGCTCGGGAACCCGGCAGATGCGATCATTCGGTTGGCGTTCTACTCAGACATGACACATCAACAAGTCGCAGAGGAACTTCGGCTGCCGCTCGGAACGGTCAAGAGCCATATTCGACGTTCATTGCTGCGAATGCGCAACCGACTGGAGGTGACCCATGCAGCACTGTGACCCCACGACGCTGGCGCTCGTCGGAATCGGAGAGGTGCCCGCCAGTGAACAAGATGCTGAGCACCTTCGTTCCTGCGCTCAGTGCCAGGCAGAAGTCGCCAGCTTCGCTCGCGTTGCCACCGTCGGCCGAAGCATCACCGTCGAGGACCAGCCGGTTGAGCCACCAGCTTCGGTCTGGGACAACATTCAGGCTCAAGTGTCGGCCAAGCCGACGGAGGACATCGTTGACACAGAATCCGGCACGAAAACCGCGAGTGGCTCCGACCCTGACCCGGGAACCTCGGCCGTCGGCGTGACAGCCGATGAACCGACCTCGATCGAGGATTTCAGTAAGCGCGGCGAGCGCGGCAAGCGCGGCAAGCGCAGCAAGTGGCTGCCGCTGGTTGCTGCCGCCGCCGTGGGAGCGCTGCTCGGCGGATCAGTCATCGCCGGAGTAGTTGCCCAGAACGACGCGAAACAGGCGCCAGCCGTGCTGGCCAGCGGGGCCCTCGCGCCTTTGCCGGACGGTGCTGATCAGCAGACAACGGGCAAGGCCCGACTGGAGCGAGCTGGCGATCAGTACGTGTTGCAGGTGTCGGCTGCGCAGTTGCCTGCCCCATCTGGATTCTTCGAAGTGTGGATGATGAATCCCGCGACCTCAGGGCTCGTTGCGGTCGGGTCTTTCAACGCAAACCAAACCGAGGCGTCCTTTCCGCTTCCGGAAGGACTGTCGCTCACCGAGTACACGACCGTTGACATCTCCGATGAACCGTTCGACGGGGTGCCGGGCCACTCGGCGGTCAGCGTGCTTCGCGGAAACCTGTCAGCCTGATCGCGTGCGCGTGCGCGTGATCGCCTCGCCGAACCGCCACGGTCAGTCCTGCAGTAGTGCGGGATGAACGACCTTGCCGCCCGACACATTGACTCCGCCAGCAAGCGCTGGATCTTGGGCTACTGCCGCTTTCCAGCCGAGGTCGGCGAGCTTTAGTACGTAAGGCGCGATGGCCGTGCTCAGGGCGAAGGTAGCGGTCCGCGGAACGGCGGCCGGCAGGTTCGTGATGCAGGAAACCAACACCCCGTGCGAGGTGAAGGTCGGCTCTGCGTGGGTCGTCGGCCGCGACACTGCGCAGTTCCCGCCTTGATCGATGGCGACATCCACCACCACGGCCCCGCGGGGCATTCGATCCAGCATCTCTTCGGTCACGATGATGGGGGCCCGAGCGCCTGGGACGAGGGCGGCACACACCACGAGGTCGGCCTCGGCGATGGAATCCTCGACCTCCAAATGATCGGTCCCGGCGACCGTCAGCACCCGACCTGAGTAATGATCGTTCACCGATCGAAGGCGGTCCAGGCTTAGGTCAACCACTGTGACCAGCCCCCGCAGACCCACGGCGACGGAGGTGGCGTGCATACCTGCGGCACCTGCGCCGATGACAACAACGTTGGCTGGCGCGACTCCGGCGATACCGCCGAGCAACAATCCCCGGCCACCCATCGGTGCGGTCAGGTAGTCGGCGCCAAACTGAACCGCGAGCCGACCAGCGATCTCTGACATCGGTGCCAGTAGCGGCAGGGAACCATCCGCGAGTTGAACGGTCTCGAACGCGATCCCGGTGCATCCGGCATCGACGAGCGCCTGCTGGCATTCGCGGGCGGCGGCTAGGTGGAGGTAGGAGAAGATCACCTGGTCTGGTCGGAACCTGGCGTACTCAGCCTCGATGGGTTCTTTGACCTTGACGATTAGGTCCGCCGCTGACCAAACGGTGTCGGCATCGGCCACTAAGCGCGCACCCGCATCGGCATACTGCGCGTCGGAGAGTCCGGAATTGAGCCCGACGCCCTCCTGGACGAGCACTTCGTGGCCACGCCGCACCAGGGCTGCCGCAAGCGAAGGGGTAACGGCAGTACGCGTCTCGTGGTCCTTGATCTCAGCCGGAACGCCAACATGCATGAGCACAGGTTCCACCTTGTGACCTGGCCATGCAACGTGGCGGCTCGGTCGCTCGTGCGGCTACACCGACTGCAGCAGTGAGTGGTGACTTGTCTACCGGGGAGCAATGAGGCAGGGTCGGTACGTGCTCACCGCCATCGTCATCGTTGTCATCGTGCTTGCAATCTTGGGGTTCGGATTCCTGCAGTTCAACAAGTTGCGTCGTTTGTCCATCGATGCGAACGAGGGATATGCCCAAATCGAGGTCCAACTGTCACGGCGATCGGATCTGATCCCCAATCTGGTCAACACGGTCAAGGGGTATGCCGAACACGAGCGTTCCGTCTTCGAATCGGTAACCAACGCCCGCGCCGCCGTGACCTCGGCTCACAGTGTCGGGGAGACCGCCGCCGCTGACGAGCAGCTGACTCGCGCGGTGCGCCAAGTGATGCTGGTGGCGGAGAACTATCCTGATCTCAAAGCGTCCACCAACTTCCTGCAATTGCAGGAGGAACTCACCACCACGGAGAACAAGATCGCCTTCTCACGCCAGTACTACAACGACACCGTGCGCAGTCTGAACACGGCGATCGTGACGTTTCCGTCAATGTTGTTTGTCGGACTGGCTGGTGCGACCAAGCGCGAGTTCTATGAGGTCCCGGACGCTTCCCAGCGGGTGGCGCCCGACGTTGGATTCAATGAGCGATGAGCGTTTCCTTCCGCGCGGAGCAGTCAAAGAACAAGCGCAAGACCTTTCTGCTGCTCTTCTGCATGTTCCTCTTCGTGGTTGCCGCAATCTGGGCGGTCGCGAACCTCGTCGGATACGGCGGGTCGGTGTGGATCGTTCCGATCGCGGTGACGATCGCCTTGGTCGGCGTGTGGGGTAGCTACTGGAACAGCGACAAGCTTGTTCTGGCGATGACCCATGCTCGAGTCATCGATCACGCAACCGCACCGCAGCTGTTCAACGTCGTCGACGAGGTTCGAATTGCCGCGGGACTGCCGATGCCGACGGTGGCAATTGTGGAAGACCCTGCTCCGAACGCATTTGCCACCGGTCGCGATCCCGACCATGCCGTGATCGCCTTTACGACCGGAATCCTGGAGGCGATGGATCGCGAGCAACTCCAAGGTGTCACCGCCCACGAGATGGCCCATGTCGGCAACCGCGACACCTTGGTCATGGCCGTGGCTGCCACGACTGCGGGACTGCTGGCGATCATCGCGGACATCGGAATCCGAATGTCGTTCTTTAGTCGCCGCGACTCGTCGAGCAACCCGATCGCCGTGATCGTTGGCCTCGTAGTGTTACTGCTTGCCCCCATCGCGGCTGTGTTGATGCGATCGGCGATCTCCCGCAAGCGCGAGTCGTTGGCTGACGCGACCGCCGTGCAGTTCACGCGTAACCCCGCCGGGCTGCGTAGGGCGTTGGAGTTACTTGCTGCCGACGGCACTGTCGTCGAAGCGAAATCGACAGCCGTCGCGCACGTGTGGATCGAATCGCCACTCGATGGCAAGGACAAGAGCCTGTTCGATACCCACCCCCCGCTGGCAGATCGCATCGCAACCCTGCGGGCGATGGAGACATCGGGCCCACATCCATCATGACCCGGTCGTTGGTGGCGGGGATAGTCGCGGTCGTGGCAGCGGTGCTTTTGTGGACTGGCGCGGGTCTGGTCGCGTTGACAAGCTTTGACAGCGTCGCCACCTGGCAGTCGCCTGGCAAGACCGACGTGCAACTGGAGCCGGGGACGTGGATGCTCTTTGAGCAGGTCCCGCAGAGTGGCTCGAATGCAGTTACCCCTAGCCAAGTCGCCGAGCAGCGAACGATGACCGTCGATGATTTCTCGGTCTTTGGTCCCCAAGGCACCACCCTGCCATTGACGTGCATGTACTGCGATTCATCCAACGCCACAGCCACCCCGCTGGACTTGAAGCTCTACAACGCCGTGGCCAGTTTCGAGGTCAACCAAGCAGGCAGCTATCAACTCAACTCGCAGGGGGCTAACGCGGTGGTCGCTGTCGGCAACCCCTACGTCACCATCACGGCTGTCACGCCGTGGCTGACAGTCATGTCCGGCATCGGCGGCATCCTGTTTGCCGTTGGAATCGTTTTGATCGTTCGCGGCCGACGGCGCAAGGTCGCGCCGTCCGCCCAACCGGTTCCGGCGGCAACCGACGTGCGGTCCCAGCATTCCGCCGAGCCGCGAGTGACGCCATCTCAGGTCAGCGCAGCCGCGCCAGCGCCGCCACCTGGACATTCACCACCGCCTGGCTGGTATCCCAACCCCTACCTTCCCGGCACGACGTCGGAGATGTGGTGGAACGGCAAGGAGTGGACTAGCAACTGGCGATAGGTTCCGAGGTTGCCCGTCACGATCCGTCGGTCGAACCGCGAACGTCCGCGTGCGCCGCAGGGATCTGACCCAACCGGCCTGCCTGGTAGTCGTCAAACGCATCCATCAGTTCTTGCTTGGTGTTCATGACAAACGGCCCGTACATGGCCACTGGTTCCCGAATTGGCTGTCCACCCAGGATGAACACTTCCAGCGCGGTGTTTCGCGAATCTTGGCTCTCGTCGGCAACCAGAGTCAGGGACTCGCCCTTGCCGAAGACCGCTAATTGCCCGGCCTGGAATGGACGGGCTTGGGTGCCCACAGTCCCGGTGCCGCCGAGGGCGTACGCGAGCGCGTTGAAATCTTGCCGCCAAGGCAGGGTCAGCGATGCGCCGGGCGCGATGGTCGCGTGAACCAGCGTGATCGGTGTGTGGGTCGAACCCGGTCCCTCGTGTCCACCGAGGCTTCCGGCAATGACGCGCACGAGTGCACCGCCGTCACCTGACCTCAACAAGGCGACCTGAGTGGCCCGGATGTCTTGGTAGCGGGGCTCGGCGAACTTGAGCGTGCGCGGGAGGTTGAC from Candidatus Nanopelagicales bacterium encodes:
- the ald gene encoding alanine dehydrogenase, with the translated sequence MLMHVGVPAEIKDHETRTAVTPSLAAALVRRGHEVLVQEGVGLNSGLSDAQYADAGARLVADADTVWSAADLIVKVKEPIEAEYARFRPDQVIFSYLHLAAARECQQALVDAGCTGIAFETVQLADGSLPLLAPMSEIAGRLAVQFGADYLTAPMGGRGLLLGGIAGVAPANVVVIGAGAAGMHATSVAVGLRGLVTVVDLSLDRLRSVNDHYSGRVLTVAGTDHLEVEDSIAEADLVVCAALVPGARAPIIVTEEMLDRMPRGAVVVDVAIDQGGNCAVSRPTTHAEPTFTSHGVLVSCITNLPAAVPRTATFALSTAIAPYVLKLADLGWKAAVAQDPALAGGVNVSGGKVVHPALLQD
- a CDS encoding pirin family protein; the protein is MPAITVENILNLPRVPTPDLITGSRPVLSVSTAPKGYEGEGFPVRRAFAGVDLKHLDPFIHMDQMGEVEYAPGEPKGTPWHPHRGFETVTYMIDGQMEHSDSNGGGGLITNGDTQWMTAGAGILHIETPPEHLVASGGLFHGVQLWVNLPRTLKFAEPRYQDIRATQVALLRSGDGGALVRVIAGSLGGHEGPGSTHTPITLVHATIAPGASLTLPWRQDFNALAYALGGTGTVGTQARPFQAGQLAVFGKGESLTLVADESQDSRNTALEVFILGGQPIREPVAMYGPFVMNTKQELMDAFDDYQAGRLGQIPAAHADVRGSTDGS
- a CDS encoding M48 family metallopeptidase, encoding MSVSFRAEQSKNKRKTFLLLFCMFLFVVAAIWAVANLVGYGGSVWIVPIAVTIALVGVWGSYWNSDKLVLAMTHARVIDHATAPQLFNVVDEVRIAAGLPMPTVAIVEDPAPNAFATGRDPDHAVIAFTTGILEAMDREQLQGVTAHEMAHVGNRDTLVMAVAATTAGLLAIIADIGIRMSFFSRRDSSSNPIAVIVGLVVLLLAPIAAVLMRSAISRKRESLADATAVQFTRNPAGLRRALELLAADGTVVEAKSTAVAHVWIESPLDGKDKSLFDTHPPLADRIATLRAMETSGPHPS
- a CDS encoding LemA family protein, with the translated sequence MLTAIVIVVIVLAILGFGFLQFNKLRRLSIDANEGYAQIEVQLSRRSDLIPNLVNTVKGYAEHERSVFESVTNARAAVTSAHSVGETAAADEQLTRAVRQVMLVAENYPDLKASTNFLQLQEELTTTENKIAFSRQYYNDTVRSLNTAIVTFPSMLFVGLAGATKREFYEVPDASQRVAPDVGFNER